One Fusarium poae strain DAOMC 252244 chromosome 4, whole genome shotgun sequence DNA window includes the following coding sequences:
- a CDS encoding hypothetical protein (BUSCO:44139at5125), translated as MWKNGLITDARVKEAFLKVDRAHYAPAMPYEDSPQPIGYSATISAPHMHASAIEHVLSYLLPSSTSPSPRILDVGSGSGYLTHIMAELVGEKGLVVGLEHIRQLKELGENNMAKSERGSRFLESGKVRFRFGDGRKGWVEEPREGEQQEGMGWDVIHVGASAVEVHPELIEQLKSPGCMFIPVDDDKMGYNQHVWRIEKDGNGEVTKKKLFGVRYVPLTEAPRE; from the exons ATGTGGAAGAATGGGCTTATCACTGATGCTCGAGTGAAAGAGGCATTTCTCAAA GTTGACCGCGCACACTACGCCCCAGCGATGCCATACGAAGACTCCCCCCAACCTATCGGCTACTCGGCTACTATATCCGCACCACATATGCATGCTTCAGCGATCGAACATGTCCTTAGCTATCTCCTCCCATCGTCCACGTCTCCTTCCCCACGCATTCTCGACGTCGGTTCCGGCTCGGGCTATCTAACGCATATCATGGCTGAGCTTGTCGGTGAGAAGGGTCTTGTGGTAGGGCTGGAACATATCAGGCAGTTAAAGGAGTTAGGCGAGAATAACATGGCAAAAAGTGAGCGGGGAAGTAGATTCCTAGAGAGTGGGAAGGTGAGGTTTCGGTTTGGCGACGGAAGAAAGGGGTGGGTTGAAGAGCCAAGAGAGGGCGAGCAGCAGGAAGGTATGGGGTGGGATGTTATCCACGTTGGGGCTTCGGCAGTGGAGGTTCATCCTGAGTTAATCGAGCAGTTAAAGTCTCCTGGATG CATGTTTATACCAGTTGACGACGATAAGATGGGATACAACCAGCACGTTTGGCGGATCGAGAAAGACGGCAATGGGGAAGTTACAAAGAAGAAGTTATTCGGCGTTCGATATGTCCCATTAACCGAGGCGCCGAGggagtag